CTCAGCGATGCAGACAGCTTCTATGACATGGAGGATTTTGGGGAACTCAAACGGGATTGGCTCTCAAGCTTCCTGGACCTCCACACCGGTATACCCTCCCATGACACCTTCAATCGGGTCTTCGCCAGGCTCG
This genomic window from Deinococcus misasensis DSM 22328 contains:
- a CDS encoding transposase family protein, translated to MNPEQLKLAVQHFSELPDPRTNRGLNQPLINVIVIALCAVLSDADSFYDMEDFGELKRDWLSSFLDLHTGIPSHDTFNRVFARL